In a single window of the Candidatus Bathyarchaeota archaeon genome:
- a CDS encoding FeoA domain-containing protein, with protein sequence MNIETLPLAHLSHNKLAKIKKIEGGHGLHNKLRVLGIREGKLIRIVSKQPLFGPITVAVSGNQITIGRGMAHKVIVEVK encoded by the coding sequence ATGAACATAGAAACATTGCCATTGGCGCACCTTTCTCATAATAAATTGGCAAAAATAAAAAAGATTGAAGGTGGCCATGGTCTTCATAATAAATTAAGGGTCTTGGGTATTAGAGAGGGAAAACTAATTCGTATAGTTTCTAAACAACCATTATTTGGTCCAATTACTGTTGCAGTAAGTGGAAATCAAATAACAATAGGCAGAGGTATGGCCCATAAAGTCATAGTTGAAGTAAAGTGA
- a CDS encoding ferrous iron transporter B — translation MTKQIVLMGNPNVGKSVIFSRLTSANVIASNYPGTTVDFSTGKIRIEEDFFKVTDAPGIYSLEPTNKAEEIALKILEKADIVINVVDSTILERNLYLTLELLEKGLPVVIALNLWDEAKHLGINIDEKELEQILGVPVVPTVAITGEGIKSLVSRLNEAKTTKKYKSKNEKERWAIIGSIVSKIQTVEHRHHSFRDTVADATIKPITGVPLTLLIIFVSFWIVRLIGEGLISYVFDPIFENIYRPFAIALSYLLGPGILHDLIIGRLIDGEIDFTQSLGMLTTGIYVPIGQVLPYIVAFYFILSLLEDTGYLPRLATLADNVFHKLGMHGHGIISVFLSFGCNVSGALSTRTLETRKQRFISATLLAIAIPCMAQIAMIFAMFSKLELDLVYPPIAYIFLVFFILLIVYISVGLILNKFVKGESPEIFLEIPHYRMPHLQTTLKKTWMRILWFLKDAIPWLFFGVFIVNILYAVGIIEWFSYVLQPITEGIFGLPGETSIVFLTGFLRKDLAVGLLLSLPIIFHPMELVIIAVILTIFFPCAATFAVLIKELGIKDMIKSVILMVATSFIVGIILRVILLGI, via the coding sequence GTGACTAAGCAGATAGTTTTGATGGGAAATCCAAATGTTGGAAAGAGTGTAATATTCTCAAGGCTTACTAGTGCCAATGTTATAGCTTCCAACTATCCTGGTACCACTGTAGATTTTTCAACAGGGAAAATTAGAATTGAAGAAGATTTTTTCAAAGTAACCGATGCACCGGGCATTTACTCGCTAGAGCCAACAAATAAAGCTGAAGAAATAGCACTGAAAATATTGGAGAAAGCAGACATTGTAATTAACGTTGTTGATTCTACTATCTTAGAGCGGAATCTATACCTGACTTTAGAATTGCTGGAGAAGGGCTTACCTGTTGTGATCGCCCTAAATCTTTGGGATGAGGCAAAACATCTCGGCATCAATATAGATGAAAAAGAATTAGAGCAAATATTGGGAGTGCCTGTAGTTCCAACTGTTGCGATAACCGGTGAAGGAATTAAATCTTTGGTCTCCAGATTAAATGAAGCTAAAACTACAAAGAAGTATAAATCAAAAAATGAAAAAGAAAGATGGGCTATAATAGGATCGATTGTAAGTAAAATCCAAACAGTTGAGCATAGGCACCATAGTTTTCGGGATACGGTTGCAGATGCTACAATCAAGCCTATAACCGGCGTTCCTCTTACTTTATTAATAATTTTTGTCTCATTCTGGATAGTGAGACTAATCGGAGAAGGTCTAATTAGTTATGTTTTCGATCCTATTTTTGAAAATATTTATCGACCCTTTGCCATAGCATTAAGTTATCTGCTGGGTCCTGGAATTCTACATGATTTAATTATTGGCCGCCTAATAGATGGTGAAATTGATTTTACGCAGTCTTTAGGGATGCTTACAACTGGTATTTATGTCCCAATAGGTCAAGTACTTCCTTACATTGTTGCATTTTATTTTATACTTTCATTACTTGAAGATACAGGCTATCTGCCAAGATTAGCTACATTAGCTGACAATGTATTTCACAAGCTAGGTATGCATGGGCATGGAATTATATCAGTATTTCTTAGTTTTGGATGTAATGTTTCAGGTGCATTATCAACTAGAACACTAGAAACAAGAAAACAACGCTTCATTTCGGCAACGTTGTTGGCCATAGCAATTCCATGCATGGCTCAAATAGCGATGATATTTGCGATGTTCTCAAAACTTGAATTGGATCTTGTCTATCCTCCAATAGCATATATATTCCTAGTCTTTTTCATCCTACTCATTGTGTATATCTCCGTAGGTTTGATATTAAATAAATTTGTTAAAGGCGAAAGCCCTGAAATATTCCTCGAGATCCCTCACTATAGAATGCCGCATTTACAAACAACACTAAAGAAAACCTGGATGCGCATACTGTGGTTCCTTAAAGATGCCATACCCTGGTTATTCTTTGGAGTTTTTATTGTGAATATATTATATGCAGTAGGAATTATTGAGTGGTTTTCCTATGTTCTTCAGCCAATTACAGAAGGTATTTTTGGACTTCCGGGAGAAACCTCCATAGTATTTTTGACTGGTTTCCTAAGGAAGGATCTGGCGGTCGGCTTGCTGCTAAGCCTTCCAATTATATTTCATCCTATGGAGCTAGTAATAATTGCCGTGATTCTAACCATCTTTTTCCCTTGTGCTGCAACTTTTGCTGTTTTGATTAAGGAATTAGGTATTAAGGATATGATAAAATCGGTTATCTTAATGGTCGCTACATCATTTATTGTGGGAATAATTCTACGAGTTATTTTATTGGGGATTTGA